One part of the Vicia villosa cultivar HV-30 ecotype Madison, WI linkage group LG6, Vvil1.0, whole genome shotgun sequence genome encodes these proteins:
- the LOC131608779 gene encoding serine/threonine-protein kinase PBL34-like isoform X1, which yields MGFRNNAIQAGSLDVGKKSKGKMKKDGGDDEKEIGCCVKFNCFGKCIPSKSKVDSSKSGTTSAYSGDKTSAYERSKGERSAPPGSSTTSNAESIPSTPKFSEELKFSSDLRKFTFIELKMATRNFRPESLLGEGGFGCVFKGWIEENGTAPVKPGTGLTVAVKTLNHDGLQGHKEWLAELNILGDIVHPNLVKLIGFCIEDDQRLLVYQFMPRGSLENHLFRKGSLPLPWAIRMKIALGAAKGLHFLHEGAQRPIIYRDFKTSNILLDAEYNAKLSDFGLAKDGPQGENTHISTRVMGTYGYAAPEYVMTGHLTSKSDVYSFGVVLLEMLTGRRAVDKNRPNGEHNLVEWARPVLGERRLLFQIIDPRLEGHFSIKGAQKAAQLAAQCLSRDPKLRPMMSEVVHALKPLQNLKDMAITSYHFQVVRVDRTMSMPKNGTQTQLTSSSKKGHQPMRILSSPNGQNGSPYRHYIKSPKPNG from the exons ATGGGGTTTAGGAATAATGCAATTCAAGCAGGTAGTTTGGATGTAGGGAAGAAGTCAAAGGGAAAGATGAAGAAGGATGGTGGTGATGATGAGAAGGAAATTGGGTGTTGTGTTAAATTTAATTGCTTTGGAAAGTGTATACCTTCAAAATCAAAAGTTGATTCTTCCAAAAGTGGCACCACAAGTGCTTATAGTg ggGATAAAACATCTGCATATGAGAGAAGCAAAGGGGAAAGGAGTGCTCCTCCGGGATCGTCGACAACTAGTAATGCAGAAAGTATCCCTTCTACTCCGAAGTTTAGTGAGGAGTTGAAGTTTTCTTCTGATTTGAGAAAATTCACATTCATTGAGCTAAAGATGGCAACGAGGAATTTTCGACCCGAGAGTCTTCTTGGTGAGGGGGGATTTGGTTGTGTCTTCAAAGGTTGGATTGAAGAGAACGGAACTGCACCTGTGAAACCAGGTACTGGACTTACCGTCGCGGTCAAGACCCTCAACCATGATGGACTTCAGGGTCACAAAGAGTGGCTT GCTGAGTTAAACATTCTTGGTGATATTGTTCACCCAAATCTTGTTAAATTGATTGGTTTTTGTATCGAAGATGATCAAAGATTATTGGTTTATCAATTTATGCCCCGAGGAAGTTTGGAGAACCACCTCTTCAGAA AAGGGTCCTTGCCTCTTCCGTGGGCGATTAGAATGAAAATTGCACTCGGTGCAGCAAAAGGACTTCATTTTCTCCATGAAGGAGCTCAAAGGCCTATAATCTATCGCGATTTCAAGACATCTAATATTCTATTAGATGCG GAATATAATGCAAAGCTCTCTGATTTTGGACTCGCCAAAGACGGTCCCCAAGGTGAAAATACACATATATCAACAAGAGTTATGGGAACATATGGTTACGCCGCTCCGGAGTATGTAATGACCG GTCATTTGACATCAAAAAGCGACGTCTATAGTTTTGGCGTAGTGCTACTTGAAATGCTCACCGGCCGACGAGCTGTTGATAAGAATAGACCGAACGGGGAACACAACCTTGTCGAATGGGCGAGACCTGTACTAGGAGAACGAAGATTATTATTCCAGATAATTGATCCTCGTCTCGAAGGTCACTTCTCAATCAAAGGAGCACAGAAAGCCGCCCAACTAGCCGCCCAATGCCTTAGCCGTGACCCAAAACTCCGACCTATGATGAGTGAAGTTGTTCATGCTCTAAagcctcttcaaaatctcaaagacatggcTATCACGTCGTATCACTTTCAAGTCGTGCGAGTAGATCGTACAATGTCGATGCCAAAAAACGGTACGCAAACACAGTTAACATCTTCATCGAAGAAGGGTCATCAACCTATGAGGATATTGTCGAGTCCAAACGGTCAAAACGGTTCTCCGTATCGTCATTATATCAAGTCGCCTAAACCTAATGGATAG
- the LOC131608779 gene encoding serine/threonine-protein kinase PBL34-like isoform X2, whose protein sequence is MGFRNNAIQAGSLDVGKKSKGKMKKDGGDDEKEIGCCVKFNCFGKCIPSKSKVDSSKSGTTSAYSGDKTSAYERSKGERSAPPGSSTTSNAESIPSTPKFSEELKFSSDLRKFTFIELKMATRNFRPESLLGEGGFGCVFKGWIEENGTAPVKPGTGLTVAVKTLNHDGLQGHKEWLAELNILGDIVHPNLVKLIGFCIEDDQRLLVYQFMPRGSLENHLFRRSLPLPWAIRMKIALGAAKGLHFLHEGAQRPIIYRDFKTSNILLDAEYNAKLSDFGLAKDGPQGENTHISTRVMGTYGYAAPEYVMTGHLTSKSDVYSFGVVLLEMLTGRRAVDKNRPNGEHNLVEWARPVLGERRLLFQIIDPRLEGHFSIKGAQKAAQLAAQCLSRDPKLRPMMSEVVHALKPLQNLKDMAITSYHFQVVRVDRTMSMPKNGTQTQLTSSSKKGHQPMRILSSPNGQNGSPYRHYIKSPKPNG, encoded by the exons ATGGGGTTTAGGAATAATGCAATTCAAGCAGGTAGTTTGGATGTAGGGAAGAAGTCAAAGGGAAAGATGAAGAAGGATGGTGGTGATGATGAGAAGGAAATTGGGTGTTGTGTTAAATTTAATTGCTTTGGAAAGTGTATACCTTCAAAATCAAAAGTTGATTCTTCCAAAAGTGGCACCACAAGTGCTTATAGTg ggGATAAAACATCTGCATATGAGAGAAGCAAAGGGGAAAGGAGTGCTCCTCCGGGATCGTCGACAACTAGTAATGCAGAAAGTATCCCTTCTACTCCGAAGTTTAGTGAGGAGTTGAAGTTTTCTTCTGATTTGAGAAAATTCACATTCATTGAGCTAAAGATGGCAACGAGGAATTTTCGACCCGAGAGTCTTCTTGGTGAGGGGGGATTTGGTTGTGTCTTCAAAGGTTGGATTGAAGAGAACGGAACTGCACCTGTGAAACCAGGTACTGGACTTACCGTCGCGGTCAAGACCCTCAACCATGATGGACTTCAGGGTCACAAAGAGTGGCTT GCTGAGTTAAACATTCTTGGTGATATTGTTCACCCAAATCTTGTTAAATTGATTGGTTTTTGTATCGAAGATGATCAAAGATTATTGGTTTATCAATTTATGCCCCGAGGAAGTTTGGAGAACCACCTCTTCAGAA GGTCCTTGCCTCTTCCGTGGGCGATTAGAATGAAAATTGCACTCGGTGCAGCAAAAGGACTTCATTTTCTCCATGAAGGAGCTCAAAGGCCTATAATCTATCGCGATTTCAAGACATCTAATATTCTATTAGATGCG GAATATAATGCAAAGCTCTCTGATTTTGGACTCGCCAAAGACGGTCCCCAAGGTGAAAATACACATATATCAACAAGAGTTATGGGAACATATGGTTACGCCGCTCCGGAGTATGTAATGACCG GTCATTTGACATCAAAAAGCGACGTCTATAGTTTTGGCGTAGTGCTACTTGAAATGCTCACCGGCCGACGAGCTGTTGATAAGAATAGACCGAACGGGGAACACAACCTTGTCGAATGGGCGAGACCTGTACTAGGAGAACGAAGATTATTATTCCAGATAATTGATCCTCGTCTCGAAGGTCACTTCTCAATCAAAGGAGCACAGAAAGCCGCCCAACTAGCCGCCCAATGCCTTAGCCGTGACCCAAAACTCCGACCTATGATGAGTGAAGTTGTTCATGCTCTAAagcctcttcaaaatctcaaagacatggcTATCACGTCGTATCACTTTCAAGTCGTGCGAGTAGATCGTACAATGTCGATGCCAAAAAACGGTACGCAAACACAGTTAACATCTTCATCGAAGAAGGGTCATCAACCTATGAGGATATTGTCGAGTCCAAACGGTCAAAACGGTTCTCCGTATCGTCATTATATCAAGTCGCCTAAACCTAATGGATAG
- the LOC131611066 gene encoding uncharacterized protein LOC131611066: MRQSVGRREEDWCSLWNIKAPPRVKHVLWRICTDCLPTRSRLRQHYVPCPSNCQFCENSIEDNWHVFFGCSLTNGCWRSSGLSSLLDSHTQSFSDVKSIILEICSTEDRKVAGRFAVMLDVIWKNRNDLIWHNESEEATKMGLLAFHNWQDWYKAQKDLDNENVYEHNLDWPPPSEGWLKCNVDAGFNKRRGTTNRGWCVRDDTGNFIFAGIAWDIGTLTILEAEALALKEAIQGAISSQLDKVIFESDSQRVVQAIDSNYKGDSEFSLIIKSINSLLQAFLNFEVKFIKRQANSVAHSLAKAANSWSRRSFIHLIPPCIEQHLINEMH; the protein is encoded by the coding sequence ATGAGACAAAGTGTGGGTAGGAGGGAGGAGGATTGGTGTAGTCTCTGGAATATTAAAGCTCCACCAAGAGTCAAACATGTTTTGTGGAGAATTTGTACGGATTGCCTCCCGACACGTAGTAGATTGCGTCAACATTATGTTCCTTGCCCATCTAATTGTCAATTTTGTGAGAATAGTATTGAAGATAATTGGCACGTGTTCTTTGGTTGCAGTTTGACTAATGGGTGTTGGAGATCTTCAGGTTTGTCATCTCTTTTAGACTCTCATACTCAATCTTTCAGCGATGTCAAGTCCATTATTCTTGAAATTTGTAGTACAGAGGATAGAAAAGTGGCGGGTAGATTTGCAGTTATGTTAGATGTGATTTGGAAAAATAGAAACGATCTTATTTGGCATAATGAGAGTGAGGAAGCAACAAAAATGGGGTTGCTTGCGTTTCATAATTGGCAGGATTGGTATAAGGCCCAGAAAGATCTAGATAACGAGAATGTCTATGAGCACAATCTGGATTGGCCCCCGCCATCGGAAGGGTGGCTAAAGTGCAATGTAGACGCGGGTTTTAATAAGCGGAGAGGTACTACGAATAGGGGTTGGTGTGTGCGTGATGACACTGGGAATTTCATCTTTGCAGGTATTGCTTGGGATATTGGCACCCTTACTATCTTAGAAGCTGAAGCCTTGGCCCTTAAAGAAGCAATTCAAGGAGCTATATCTTCGCAGCTAGACAAAGTTATTTTCGAAAGTGATTCCCAACGAGTGGTTCAAGCCATCGACTCTAATTATAAAGGCGATTCTGAgtttagtttaattatcaagTCCATTAATAGCTTGTTACAAGCGTTTCTCAACTTCGAGGTGAAGTTTATCaaacgccaagcgaattcggttgctcaTTCCCTTgcgaaggcggccaattcttggtctaggcgtagttTCATTCATTtgattcctccttgtattgaacaaCATTTGATTAATGAAATGCATTGA
- the LOC131608780 gene encoding outer plastidial membrane protein porin, with the protein MAKGPGLYTDIGKKARDLLYKDYHSDKKFTISTYSPTGVAITSSGTKKGELFLGDVNTQLKNKNITTDIKVDTSSNLFTTITVNEPAPGVKAILSFKVPEQTSGKVELQYLHEYAGISSSVGLKANPIVNFSSVIGTNALSVGADLSFDTKLGELTKSNAAVNFVKDDLIGSLTLNEKGDLLSASYYHALNPLSNTAVGVDISHRFSTKENTFTLGTQHALDPLTTVKGRVTNSGKASALIQHEWRPKSLITISSEVDTKAIEKSAKIGLSLALKP; encoded by the exons ATGGCGAAAGGTCCTGGTCTCTACACTGACATCGGCAAGAAAGCCAGAG ATCTGTTGTACAAGGATTATCACAGTGACAAGAAGTTCACCATCAGCACTTACTCACCTACTGGAGTT GCTATAACATCCTCAGGAACCAAGAAAGGTGAACTGTTTTTGGGTGATGTTAATACCCAGCTGAAGAACAAAAACATCACTACTGATATCAAAGTTGACACAAGTTCTAAC CTTTTCACAACTATCACTGTCAACGAACCTGCTCCAGGTGTGAAGGCTATTTTAAGCTTCAAAGTTCCCGAGCAAACATCTGGAAAG gtggaacttcaatACTTGCACGAATATGCTGGAATAAGCAGCAGTGTTGGGTTGAAAGCAAACCCAATTGTCAACTTTTCTAGTGTTATTGGAACTAATGCTCTTTCTGTTGGTGCTGATCTTTCTTTTGATACCAAACTTGGTGAGCTTACCAAATCTAATGCTGCTGTGAACTTTGTCAAAGATGACTTGATTGGGTCATTGACTCT AAATGAAAAAGGTGACTTGCTGTCTGCTTCATACTATCATGCTCTTAACCCGCTGTCCAACACTGCTGTTGGTGTTGACATCAGTCACAGATTCTCAACTAAAGAGAACACCTTCACTCTCGGCACCCAACATGCATTGGATCCATTGACCACAGTGAAGGGTCGCGTCACCAACTCAGGCAAGGCAAGTGCACTTATTCAGCATGAATGGCGTCCCAAATCACTCATCACCATCTCTAGTGAGGTAGACACCAAGGCTATTGAAAAGAGTGCCAAGATCGGATTGAGCTTGGCTCTCAAACCTTGA